In Bacteroidota bacterium, a single window of DNA contains:
- a CDS encoding leucyl/phenylalanyl-tRNA--protein transferase, with protein sequence MSIFILEKELSFPPVHLSEPDGLLAIGGDLSPERLLVAYQNGIFPWYEGEHILWWCPDPRFVLFPDDLKVSKSMQALIKKNTFEFTINKAFKEVIHNCKQTKREGQEGTWITDEVEKAYFKMHKLGHAHSAETWKEGKLVGGLYGIKLGKVFFGESMFSNETNSSKFAFIKYVQLLKEESIELIDCQVYTEHLESLGARMIPRTDFCQKLELLIS encoded by the coding sequence GTGTCAATCTTCATTTTAGAAAAAGAACTTTCCTTTCCTCCTGTTCATTTATCCGAGCCGGATGGATTATTGGCTATTGGCGGTGATCTATCTCCAGAACGATTATTAGTAGCTTATCAAAACGGCATTTTTCCCTGGTATGAAGGTGAGCATATTCTATGGTGGTGTCCTGATCCAAGGTTTGTATTATTCCCGGATGATTTGAAAGTTAGTAAAAGCATGCAGGCATTAATCAAGAAAAACACATTTGAGTTCACGATCAATAAAGCTTTCAAAGAAGTGATTCATAATTGCAAACAAACAAAACGAGAGGGACAAGAAGGCACCTGGATAACTGATGAAGTGGAGAAAGCTTATTTTAAAATGCACAAACTTGGGCATGCACATAGTGCTGAAACATGGAAAGAAGGAAAATTAGTTGGCGGTCTTTATGGGATTAAACTCGGTAAAGTGTTTTTTGGAGAAAGCATGTTTAGCAATGAAACTAATTCAAGCAAGTTTGCTTTTATTAAATATGTACAGTTACTAAAAGAAGAAAGTATTGAGTTAATAGACTGCCAGGTTTACACAGAGCATTTGGAAAGTCTTGGAGCAAGAATGATCCCAAGAACTGATTTTTGTCAGAAGTTAGAATTGCTAATATCTTAA
- a CDS encoding ATP-dependent Clp protease adaptor ClpS, giving the protein MDITQNKTDIFSQDELDVLTTTDESCNLIVWNDEVNTFEWVIETLMEVCEHSYEQAEQCAYIIHFHGKYAVKKGSFDDLKPQCEAIIDRGINATIEVMAE; this is encoded by the coding sequence ATGGACATTACTCAAAATAAAACAGACATTTTCAGCCAGGATGAATTAGATGTTCTCACCACCACAGATGAGAGTTGTAATCTTATTGTCTGGAATGATGAGGTAAACACTTTCGAATGGGTGATAGAAACATTGATGGAAGTCTGCGAGCATAGTTACGAGCAGGCCGAGCAATGCGCCTACATCATTCACTTCCACGGTAAGTATGCTGTAAAAAAAGGCAGCTTTGATGATCTCAAACCCCAATGCGAAGCAATAATTGACCGCGGTATTAATGCCACTATTGAAGTGATGGCAGAATAA
- the ligD gene encoding DNA ligase D: MGLTLYKKKRSFKDTPEPTGGKSSASFLHFVVQKHDATRLHYDFRLEMEGVLKSWAVPKGPSLNPQDKRFAMMVEDHPYDYRTFEGIIPKGNYGAGTVIVWDEGTYEALEPGSKKNQEKSLLQQLKKGSLKFKLNGSKLKGEFALVKLKNSEDNAWLLIKHKDKFAKETDVTKKDKSVISGKTIAKIAKTSKNTWDSSPKKKTAARKVAKKAIQKKNPGNDGEKAPFPKVISPMLATLVDQPFDEPGWTYEIKWDGYRAIAMINKEKTNLISRNNKSFNEKFYPVYDAIKKWGINAIIDGEVVVLDKKGISNFGALQNWRSEADGELFYYVFDIIWLNGYSLKNLPLIRRREILKEILPGIDIIRLSENFETTATEFLATVSAMGMEGIMAKKEDSIYIEDRTREWLKIKANKRHEVVIGGFTQNEGSSKTFSSLLVGVFDNGRLDYIGKIGTGFNEKTQKEIMTKMQKLITNKPPFTEMPDVDKPSRFRPNPPKAKATWLKPQLVCEVSYTEITSDGVMRHPSFEGLRIDKKAKDVKKEKAIPVKEVKEKIKTSKYTKPVNDKSRKTLLNPSEETQVKKINGHELKFTNLSKIYWPEEKYTKRDMLNYYYQVAPYLLPYLKDRPQSLNRYPNGIYGKSFYQKDITNKAPGWIKMEPYTTSEGEDKNFLVPEDEESILYMANAGAIEMNPWNSTIHKEDYPDWCLIDLDPTEKNSFEEVIQVAQTTKKVLDEIGVVGYPKTSGSTGIHVYIPLGAKYTYDQCQLFGRIIATQVNNMLPGITSIERLTKQRKNKIYVDFLQNRPKATLAAPYSLRPKPGAPVSMPLYWEEVKKGLTIKKFNIKNAMARIKTEGDIFKPVLGKGVDLKKIMDKLVKK; the protein is encoded by the coding sequence GTGGGCTTAACACTTTATAAAAAGAAAAGATCATTTAAGGATACTCCTGAACCAACAGGTGGTAAATCATCAGCTTCATTCTTGCATTTTGTAGTGCAAAAACATGATGCTACCCGTTTGCATTATGATTTCAGATTAGAAATGGAAGGTGTGCTAAAAAGCTGGGCAGTGCCCAAGGGGCCGTCTCTTAATCCACAGGATAAAAGATTCGCAATGATGGTGGAAGACCATCCCTATGATTACAGAACATTTGAAGGAATAATTCCAAAAGGAAATTATGGAGCAGGAACAGTGATCGTTTGGGATGAAGGGACCTATGAGGCTTTAGAGCCGGGCAGTAAAAAAAATCAGGAAAAATCACTGCTGCAACAATTAAAAAAAGGTTCATTGAAATTTAAATTGAACGGATCAAAACTAAAAGGAGAATTTGCTTTGGTAAAACTGAAAAATAGCGAGGACAATGCCTGGCTGTTAATTAAACATAAAGACAAGTTTGCAAAAGAAACTGATGTAACTAAAAAAGATAAATCTGTAATCTCTGGAAAAACAATAGCGAAGATTGCAAAAACTTCCAAAAACACATGGGATAGTTCGCCAAAGAAAAAAACTGCTGCTCGAAAGGTTGCCAAAAAGGCAATTCAAAAAAAAAATCCCGGAAATGATGGTGAAAAAGCACCATTCCCAAAAGTTATAAGTCCAATGTTAGCGACTCTGGTGGATCAACCATTTGATGAACCCGGCTGGACTTATGAAATAAAATGGGACGGTTACAGAGCTATTGCCATGATAAACAAAGAAAAAACAAATCTCATTTCCCGTAATAATAAATCATTTAATGAAAAATTTTACCCGGTATATGATGCCATAAAGAAATGGGGTATAAATGCAATAATTGATGGCGAGGTCGTCGTACTTGATAAAAAAGGAATTTCAAATTTTGGAGCATTACAAAATTGGCGCAGTGAAGCGGATGGCGAATTGTTTTATTATGTGTTTGACATTATCTGGCTTAATGGTTATAGCTTGAAAAATCTACCATTAATAAGACGCAGAGAAATATTAAAAGAGATTTTGCCTGGCATTGACATTATCCGGCTGAGTGAAAATTTTGAAACAACAGCTACAGAATTTTTGGCAACAGTTTCTGCTATGGGTATGGAAGGCATCATGGCAAAAAAGGAAGACAGTATTTATATAGAAGACAGGACAAGAGAATGGCTAAAAATAAAAGCAAATAAAAGACATGAGGTGGTAATTGGAGGCTTTACGCAAAATGAAGGATCGTCAAAAACGTTTAGCTCATTGCTTGTTGGTGTATTTGATAATGGACGACTTGACTATATCGGTAAAATTGGAACAGGGTTTAACGAGAAAACTCAAAAAGAAATAATGACAAAGATGCAAAAGCTTATTACTAATAAACCTCCTTTTACTGAAATGCCTGATGTAGATAAGCCATCTCGTTTCCGGCCCAATCCACCAAAGGCAAAAGCAACCTGGTTAAAGCCACAGTTAGTTTGCGAAGTAAGTTATACTGAGATCACAAGCGATGGCGTTATGCGGCATCCTTCATTTGAAGGCCTGCGAATTGATAAAAAAGCAAAAGATGTAAAAAAAGAAAAAGCTATACCTGTAAAAGAAGTAAAAGAAAAAATAAAAACTAGTAAGTATACAAAACCCGTTAACGACAAAAGCCGAAAAACCTTACTTAACCCCTCTGAAGAAACACAAGTAAAGAAGATAAATGGTCATGAACTAAAATTTACTAATCTTAGTAAGATCTACTGGCCGGAAGAAAAATATACTAAACGGGATATGCTAAACTATTATTACCAGGTAGCGCCATATCTTCTTCCTTATTTAAAAGACAGGCCACAGTCATTGAATCGTTATCCAAATGGTATTTATGGAAAAAGTTTTTATCAAAAAGATATAACAAATAAAGCGCCTGGTTGGATCAAGATGGAACCATATACTACCAGCGAAGGAGAAGATAAAAACTTTTTAGTGCCCGAAGATGAAGAGAGTATTTTATATATGGCAAATGCAGGAGCGATTGAAATGAATCCATGGAATAGTACAATTCATAAAGAAGATTATCCTGACTGGTGTCTTATCGATCTTGATCCCACAGAAAAAAATAGTTTTGAAGAAGTGATCCAGGTAGCGCAAACCACAAAAAAAGTTTTAGATGAAATTGGAGTAGTTGGTTATCCTAAAACATCTGGCTCTACTGGCATTCATGTTTATATTCCACTTGGTGCAAAATATACTTATGATCAATGCCAGCTATTTGGAAGAATAATCGCCACACAGGTAAATAATATGTTGCCAGGCATAACAAGCATTGAACGATTAACAAAACAAAGAAAAAACAAAATATATGTAGACTTCTTACAGAACCGTCCAAAAGCAACTTTAGCAGCGCCTTATTCATTAAGACCAAAGCCGGGAGCTCCTGTATCAATGCCTTTATATTGGGAAGAAGTAAAAAAAGGATTAACAATAAAAAAATTCAATATCAAAAACGCAATGGCAAGAATAAAAACTGAAGGCGATATTTTTAAGCCTGTGCTTGGTAAAGGAGTAGATTTAAAAAAGATAATGGATAAGCTTGTAAAAAAATAG
- a CDS encoding ferritin-like domain-containing protein, which translates to MPTTKSRSARSKRPSSSSKGTSSQQRTSGKSSKSSTVRTSSSNRAPRTASMNPQHAANGSANGTSMSNNSGLEKLMMDSLKDIYWAEKHLTKALPKMQKAATTDELKSAIEEHLSQTEEHVSRLEQVFEIVGKKAQAKKCDAMEGLIKEGESVIEETEKGTMTRDAGIIMAAQKVEHYEIATYGTLVQFAKTLGMKEAAKILMQTLDEEKQTDEILTQIAESNINEEAEQENEEEESKEGESEETESEEEEESDDVSEESEEEDDESEEDEKK; encoded by the coding sequence ATGCCTACTACAAAATCAAGATCTGCAAGAAGCAAGCGTCCATCATCTTCTTCAAAAGGCACAAGCTCACAGCAGAGAACATCCGGCAAAAGTTCAAAATCTTCAACCGTAAGAACAAGCTCTTCCAACCGGGCACCAAGGACTGCTTCAATGAATCCACAACATGCTGCTAACGGATCCGCCAACGGAACATCAATGAGCAATAATTCGGGATTAGAGAAATTAATGATGGATTCTTTAAAAGATATTTATTGGGCGGAAAAGCATTTGACAAAAGCATTACCTAAAATGCAAAAAGCTGCAACTACAGATGAATTAAAGTCAGCAATTGAGGAACATCTTTCTCAAACTGAAGAACATGTATCAAGACTGGAGCAGGTGTTTGAAATAGTTGGAAAAAAAGCACAAGCTAAAAAATGTGATGCAATGGAAGGATTGATAAAAGAAGGAGAGTCCGTAATAGAAGAGACTGAAAAAGGAACAATGACAAGGGATGCTGGTATCATTATGGCTGCTCAAAAAGTAGAGCATTATGAGATCGCTACTTATGGTACACTGGTACAGTTTGCAAAAACTTTGGGGATGAAGGAAGCAGCAAAAATATTAATGCAAACATTGGATGAAGAAAAGCAAACAGATGAGATATTAACACAGATAGCAGAAAGTAATATCAACGAAGAAGCAGAACAGGAAAACGAAGAAGAAGAAAGCAAAGAAGGGGAAAGTGAAGAAACTGAAAGTGAGGAAGAGGAAGAAAGTGATGACGTTAGTGAAGAAAGTGAAGAAGAGGATGATGAATCAGAAGAAGATGAAAAGAAGTAA
- the mtaB gene encoding tRNA (N(6)-L-threonylcarbamoyladenosine(37)-C(2))-methylthiotransferase MtaB: MAEARSIAFHTLGCKLNFSETSTLSRMLENEGFEKKEFDDHADVYVINTCSVTDNADKECRQLVRRIQRKAPASLVVITGCYAQLKPKEIAAIPGVDLVLGAAEKFNLGQHIKELSKGDSAKISSCEIEDVTGFNSSFSMNDRTRTFLKVQDGCDYNCSFCTIPQARGKSRSDSIENVIRNAEHLAAHGVKEIVLTGVNLGDFGKGPDGDLKYEENFFQLVKALEKLDGIKRYRISSIEPNLLTNEIIEHVANSDKFMPHFHIPLQSGSNKILGLMRRRYKRELYAERVALIKTLMPHCCIGVDVIVGFPGETDEDFKETFDFLHSLDISYLHVFTYSERDNTHALSIKPIVPMNVRHERNKSLRNLSYMKMQYFTEQHNGQIRKVLFEGHVKSGMMEGYTDNYIKITTSHREEWVNEIVDWKI; the protein is encoded by the coding sequence ATGGCGGAAGCAAGATCAATAGCATTTCACACATTAGGCTGCAAGCTCAATTTCTCTGAAACCTCTACACTTTCAAGGATGCTTGAAAACGAGGGGTTTGAGAAAAAAGAATTTGACGATCATGCCGACGTATATGTCATCAATACCTGCTCGGTTACTGATAATGCAGACAAAGAATGCCGCCAACTTGTACGCCGGATACAACGGAAAGCACCAGCAAGCCTGGTAGTAATTACTGGTTGTTATGCACAGTTAAAACCAAAAGAAATTGCAGCTATACCGGGTGTTGACCTGGTACTTGGCGCTGCAGAAAAATTTAATTTAGGTCAGCACATAAAAGAACTAAGCAAAGGCGATTCAGCAAAGATCAGCAGTTGTGAAATTGAAGATGTAACTGGTTTCAATTCTTCTTTTTCAATGAATGACCGTACAAGAACATTTTTAAAAGTGCAGGATGGTTGTGATTATAACTGTTCCTTTTGTACCATACCACAGGCTCGTGGAAAAAGCAGGAGTGATAGTATTGAAAATGTGATCAGGAATGCTGAACATCTTGCAGCCCATGGAGTAAAAGAAATTGTATTGACCGGGGTAAATCTTGGTGATTTTGGAAAAGGCCCTGATGGTGATCTTAAATATGAAGAAAACTTTTTTCAACTGGTAAAAGCATTGGAAAAATTGGATGGCATCAAACGTTACCGCATTTCATCTATTGAACCCAACCTGCTGACCAATGAAATAATTGAACATGTTGCCAATAGTGATAAGTTCATGCCGCATTTTCATATCCCATTACAAAGTGGAAGTAATAAGATCCTTGGGCTAATGCGCAGAAGATATAAAAGAGAGCTATATGCAGAACGTGTTGCGCTAATAAAAACACTGATGCCGCATTGCTGCATCGGCGTAGATGTGATCGTTGGATTTCCAGGTGAAACTGATGAAGATTTTAAAGAAACATTTGATTTCCTGCATTCACTTGATATTTCATACCTGCATGTATTTACTTATAGCGAAAGAGATAATACACATGCATTAAGTATTAAACCAATTGTACCAATGAACGTCAGGCATGAAAGAAATAAATCACTTCGCAATCTTTCTTACATGAAGATGCAATACTTCACTGAACAGCATAATGGACAAATCCGTAAAGTTTTGTTTGAGGGACATGTAAAAAGCGGAATGATGGAAGGATATACTGATAACTACATTAAAATTACCACATCACATCGCGAAGAATGGGTAAATGAGATTGTGGATTGGAAAATCTAA
- a CDS encoding DUF4258 domain-containing protein, whose amino-acid sequence MKKAAPLILILILAAALLVIRNYKGCNQPDPGKKITTNDTRNDNKPDVNRDLGFDRRTSFLEYSNHAKCRMQCRKISQAEVEEIMLDGNINYNKSDIKNARCPRYALEGITKDNQRVRIVYAQCNDKTEVVTVIDLETDWSCSCPGDDKKFENRN is encoded by the coding sequence ATGAAGAAAGCGGCTCCTTTGATTTTAATTCTTATCCTCGCTGCTGCGCTATTGGTAATCAGGAACTATAAAGGGTGTAATCAGCCCGATCCTGGAAAGAAAATAACTACAAATGACACCCGTAACGATAACAAACCGGATGTAAACCGTGATCTTGGTTTTGACAGGCGAACAAGTTTCCTTGAATACAGCAATCATGCTAAATGCCGGATGCAATGCCGGAAAATTTCACAGGCAGAGGTAGAGGAAATCATGCTTGATGGTAATATAAACTACAACAAAAGCGATATTAAAAATGCAAGATGCCCACGATATGCTTTAGAAGGAATTACAAAGGATAATCAGCGGGTACGGATTGTTTATGCCCAATGCAATGATAAAACCGAAGTAGTAACAGTAATTGATCTGGAAACGGATTGGAGTTGTTCCTGTCCCGGAGATGATAAAAAATTTGAAAACAGGAACTAA